From the Sphingomonas aliaeris genome, one window contains:
- a CDS encoding deoxyguanosinetriphosphate triphosphohydrolase produces MPARWASDPDHSRGRLHAERTGSVRGPRDAFQRDRDRIIHSISFRRLRHKTQVFLAPDGDHFRVRLTHSLEVAQIGRTIARALGLNEDLTEALCLAHDIGHPPFGHAGEDALQAALAGRGGFDHNGNTLRALMTIDSPYPRWPGLNLTWETLEGLAKHNGPIAAPGWALAEADAAFPLDLGRWPSLEAQVAAIADDIAYDNHDIDDGLRAGLLTVDQMMAVGFVARGWHQTCSDNDDIRPERLVGELIRAQIGAMVNDVIAETWRRLAEARIETAEDVRAAGQLVGFSDGMREDERELKRFMYANLYHHPRQLAAAEAAHGVVAGLFAAYHADPGLMPGEWSRRLPAGEPGRSRHIADFIAGMTDRYAVTRYCEAIGPVDLPEGF; encoded by the coding sequence ATGCCTGCGCGCTGGGCCTCCGACCCGGATCATAGCCGGGGCCGGCTGCATGCCGAACGCACGGGCTCGGTGCGCGGGCCGCGCGACGCGTTTCAGCGCGACCGCGACCGGATCATCCACTCGATCAGTTTTCGCCGGTTGCGGCACAAGACGCAGGTGTTCCTGGCGCCGGACGGCGACCATTTCCGCGTTCGACTGACGCACAGTCTGGAGGTCGCGCAGATCGGACGGACGATCGCGCGCGCGCTGGGGCTGAACGAGGATCTGACCGAGGCATTGTGCCTGGCGCACGATATCGGCCATCCTCCGTTCGGCCATGCGGGCGAGGATGCGTTGCAGGCGGCGCTGGCCGGGCGGGGCGGCTTCGACCATAACGGCAACACGCTGCGCGCTCTGATGACGATCGATTCCCCCTATCCGCGCTGGCCCGGGTTGAACCTGACCTGGGAAACGCTGGAGGGATTGGCGAAGCATAACGGCCCGATCGCGGCACCGGGCTGGGCGCTGGCCGAGGCGGATGCGGCGTTCCCGCTGGATCTGGGGCGCTGGCCCAGCCTGGAGGCTCAAGTCGCGGCGATCGCGGACGATATCGCATACGACAATCACGATATCGACGACGGGTTGCGTGCCGGGCTGTTGACGGTCGATCAGATGATGGCGGTCGGTTTCGTCGCGCGCGGCTGGCACCAGACTTGTTCCGACAATGACGATATCCGGCCCGAACGGCTGGTCGGCGAGCTGATCCGCGCGCAGATCGGCGCGATGGTCAACGACGTGATCGCCGAAACCTGGCGACGGCTGGCCGAGGCGCGGATCGAGACCGCGGAAGACGTTCGCGCGGCGGGGCAGCTGGTCGGATTTTCGGACGGGATGCGCGAGGACGAGCGTGAGTTGAAACGCTTCATGTACGCGAACCTGTATCATCATCCGCGCCAACTGGCGGCGGCGGAGGCGGCGCACGGCGTCGTCGCGGGGTTGTTCGCGGCCTATCATGCCGATCCGGGGTTGATGCCGGGCGAATGGTCGCGGCGGCTACCGGCGGGTGAGCCGGGGCGGAGCCGGCATATCGCGGATTTCATCGCAGGGATGACGGACCGATATGCGGTGACGCGCTATTGCGAGGCGATCGGCCCGGTGGATCTGCCCGAGGGGTTTTGA
- a CDS encoding SPOR domain-containing protein has product MKQKVLTSAAAIAIGMVVSIPAADAQVPYVQQISPADQLASEMRSLAANPTDVLAMVRAGELTLKLDDTTAAAGFFARAERIDPNNARIKAGKGVILLRAGRPGEALRRFVEAEQLRGDVRTFAADRGLAYDLIGEQERAQRDYRLALKSGSLSAVGIDETTRRYALSLGISGKKDQALAQIDPLLRRSDRGAWRARAFILAMTGDGRGAEKIAQSMMPGGLSQGLQPFFEKLPTLRPADRAFAVHFGEVRTTPMRLADARMAPALGVLPPDPDKPVALASVTPQPAADTSGRNNKRDRKRNKRDKVNVAVAQAAPVPLPPPPAYQGAAVAMVQPLPNRPTYSAPVNTAPSYSAPTQVAPARTNPSVALASNRGSLPSALPVPRREVQPNRAAAETDVRVAAGRTVAPSARPQVLEEAAGPYEPIGRQVVASSPSATVATAPNATTTPATMAPAPAPITSPATVAAAPTISSSRLSGEGAYPSPVVTAAAPTASTIKPLPPVPGPVKGEDPILAAIIANITVPGSELEVSQPASEPEPVRIAEARPIRPIARAPVRTEPDTAALQAKALADKTAADKAAADKRLADKKLADKKLADKKLADKKIADAKKLADAKKAAEDLKKKNDPKLLEPSRIWVQVAGGANEGDLPKEWSKVREKAPAAFKGKSGWMTPLRATNRVLTGPFKTDAEARSFVNTLAKEGVSGFAFTSEAGQKVTRLAGK; this is encoded by the coding sequence ATGAAACAGAAAGTCCTGACGTCTGCCGCCGCGATCGCCATCGGCATGGTCGTATCCATTCCCGCCGCCGACGCGCAAGTGCCGTACGTCCAGCAGATTTCGCCGGCGGATCAGCTGGCCAGCGAAATGCGCTCGCTCGCGGCGAACCCGACGGACGTGCTGGCGATGGTGCGCGCGGGCGAACTGACGCTGAAGCTGGACGATACGACGGCGGCGGCGGGCTTCTTCGCGCGGGCGGAACGGATCGATCCGAACAATGCGCGGATCAAGGCGGGCAAGGGGGTTATACTGCTCCGCGCCGGGCGTCCGGGCGAGGCGCTGCGCCGGTTCGTCGAGGCGGAACAGCTGCGCGGCGACGTGCGGACTTTCGCGGCGGACCGCGGTCTCGCCTACGATCTGATCGGCGAGCAGGAGCGGGCGCAGCGTGATTATAGGCTGGCGCTGAAATCGGGCAGTCTGAGTGCGGTGGGGATCGACGAGACGACGCGCCGCTACGCGCTGTCGCTGGGAATTTCGGGCAAGAAGGACCAGGCGCTGGCGCAGATCGATCCGCTGCTGCGGCGCAGCGACCGGGGTGCGTGGCGCGCGCGCGCCTTCATCCTGGCGATGACCGGCGACGGGCGCGGGGCGGAGAAGATCGCGCAGAGCATGATGCCGGGCGGGCTGAGCCAGGGGCTGCAACCGTTCTTCGAGAAGCTGCCGACGTTGCGCCCGGCCGATCGCGCGTTCGCGGTGCATTTCGGCGAGGTCCGGACGACGCCGATGCGGCTGGCGGATGCGCGGATGGCGCCTGCGCTCGGCGTGTTGCCGCCGGATCCGGACAAGCCCGTCGCGCTCGCTTCGGTGACGCCGCAGCCGGCGGCGGATACGTCCGGCAGGAACAACAAGCGCGATCGCAAGCGGAACAAGCGGGACAAGGTGAACGTCGCGGTAGCGCAGGCGGCACCCGTTCCGCTGCCGCCGCCGCCCGCCTATCAGGGGGCGGCGGTGGCGATGGTGCAGCCCTTGCCCAACCGCCCGACCTATTCCGCGCCCGTGAATACGGCGCCGTCCTATTCCGCCCCGACGCAAGTCGCGCCCGCACGGACGAATCCGTCGGTTGCGCTGGCGTCGAACCGGGGCAGCCTGCCGAGTGCATTGCCGGTTCCACGTCGCGAGGTGCAACCCAATCGCGCGGCGGCGGAGACGGATGTTCGCGTCGCGGCGGGTCGCACGGTCGCGCCGTCCGCGCGGCCGCAGGTGCTGGAGGAAGCGGCTGGCCCGTATGAGCCGATCGGCCGGCAGGTGGTGGCGTCCTCACCGTCTGCCACGGTCGCGACGGCGCCTAACGCTACGACCACGCCTGCCACGATGGCCCCGGCCCCGGCCCCGATTACTTCCCCGGCAACGGTGGCAGCCGCCCCGACGATCAGTTCGTCGCGACTAAGCGGAGAGGGGGCTTATCCGTCGCCGGTCGTGACCGCGGCAGCGCCGACCGCCAGCACGATCAAGCCGCTTCCGCCCGTCCCCGGCCCGGTGAAGGGCGAGGATCCGATCCTGGCGGCGATCATCGCCAACATCACGGTGCCGGGATCGGAACTGGAAGTGTCGCAGCCGGCATCCGAACCCGAGCCGGTGCGGATTGCCGAGGCAAGGCCGATCCGGCCGATCGCACGTGCTCCGGTCCGTACCGAACCGGACACGGCGGCGCTTCAGGCAAAGGCGCTGGCTGACAAGACGGCTGCCGATAAGGCAGCAGCGGATAAGAGGCTTGCCGACAAGAAGCTCGCGGATAAAAAGCTGGCCGACAAGAAATTGGCCGACAAGAAGATCGCCGATGCGAAGAAGCTTGCCGATGCCAAGAAGGCGGCGGAGGACCTGAAGAAGAAAAACGATCCCAAGCTGCTGGAGCCGTCGCGTATCTGGGTGCAGGTGGCGGGCGGCGCGAACGAGGGCGACCTGCCGAAGGAATGGTCGAAGGTGCGTGAGAAGGCGCCCGCTGCGTTCAAGGGCAAGAGCGGCTGGATGACGCCGTTGCGCGCGACCAACCGCGTGCTGACCGGGCCATTCAAGACCGATGCGGAGGCACGCTCGTTCGTCAACACGCTGGCGAAGGAAGGTGTGTCCGGATTCGCGTTCACCAGCGAGGCGGGGCAGAAGGTCACCCGGTTGGCCGGCAAGTGA
- the ftsZ gene encoding cell division protein FtsZ — protein MSIEFLAPEVDELTPRIAVIGVGGAGGNAIANMIRAEVQGVDFLVANTDAQALKQSSASQRIQLGAKITQGLGAGSRPEIGRAAAEETIDQLAKTLEGSHMVFIAAGMGGGTGTGAAPVIAKAARDMGILTVGVVTKPFAFEGSRRAKSAEAGIEELQKFVDTLIVIPNQNLFLVANANTTFKEAFQMADEVLQQGVRGITDLMVMPGLINLDFADVRSVMQEMGKAMMGTGEATGDNRAIEAASKAIANPLLDGVSMKGAKGVIVSITGGDDMRLLEVDEAANHIRELVDEDANIIWGSAFNPELEGKIRVSVVATGIEATARPPEAMPSSRAFSFGSPRKPEEPAPVAVAPLVEPAPTMEDASGSAPEPETVAQPAMQDDTDELVLGSDVEAPPVTTAPAPAMKTPITFGDEPAAPAQDVGDGGARRRWLSPGAAADAATPEAPAEPVAPAPRVKLGGTLFERMSGATRGAARDDEGEQGDKGALDIPRFLHRQNNQ, from the coding sequence ATGAGCATCGAATTTCTCGCCCCGGAAGTCGACGAATTGACCCCGCGCATCGCGGTGATCGGCGTGGGCGGCGCGGGCGGCAACGCGATCGCCAACATGATCCGCGCCGAGGTTCAGGGTGTCGATTTCCTTGTCGCGAACACCGACGCGCAGGCGTTGAAGCAGTCGAGCGCGTCGCAGCGCATCCAGCTTGGCGCGAAGATCACGCAGGGGCTTGGCGCCGGTAGTCGGCCCGAGATCGGCCGCGCCGCCGCCGAGGAAACGATCGACCAGCTCGCCAAGACGCTGGAGGGCAGCCACATGGTCTTCATCGCCGCCGGCATGGGTGGCGGTACGGGCACGGGCGCCGCTCCGGTCATCGCCAAGGCCGCGCGCGACATGGGCATCCTGACCGTCGGCGTGGTGACCAAGCCGTTCGCGTTCGAGGGCAGCCGCCGCGCCAAGAGCGCAGAGGCGGGCATCGAGGAACTGCAGAAGTTCGTCGACACGCTGATCGTCATTCCGAACCAGAACCTGTTCCTGGTCGCCAATGCGAACACTACCTTCAAGGAGGCGTTCCAGATGGCGGACGAGGTGCTGCAGCAGGGCGTGCGCGGCATCACCGACCTGATGGTCATGCCCGGCCTGATCAACCTGGATTTCGCCGACGTCCGTTCCGTGATGCAGGAAATGGGCAAGGCGATGATGGGCACCGGCGAAGCGACCGGCGACAATCGCGCGATCGAGGCGGCGTCGAAGGCGATCGCCAACCCGCTGCTCGACGGCGTGTCGATGAAGGGTGCGAAGGGCGTCATCGTCTCGATCACCGGCGGCGACGATATGCGCCTGCTGGAAGTCGACGAGGCCGCGAACCACATCCGTGAGCTGGTCGACGAAGATGCGAACATCATCTGGGGTTCGGCGTTCAATCCTGAGCTGGAAGGCAAGATCCGCGTGTCGGTCGTCGCGACCGGTATAGAGGCTACGGCGCGTCCGCCGGAAGCGATGCCGTCGTCGCGCGCGTTCAGCTTCGGTTCGCCGCGCAAGCCCGAAGAGCCGGCACCCGTCGCGGTTGCGCCTTTGGTCGAGCCCGCGCCGACAATGGAAGATGCGTCGGGTTCCGCGCCCGAGCCGGAAACCGTCGCGCAGCCGGCGATGCAGGACGATACGGACGAGCTGGTGCTGGGCAGCGATGTCGAGGCACCGCCAGTCACGACCGCACCTGCGCCCGCGATGAAGACGCCGATCACGTTCGGGGACGAACCTGCTGCGCCTGCGCAGGACGTGGGTGATGGCGGTGCGCGTCGCCGCTGGTTGTCGCCGGGTGCCGCCGCCGATGCCGCGACGCCGGAAGCGCCGGCCGAGCCGGTCGCGCCCGCACCGCGCGTCAAGCTGGGCGGGACGTTGTTCGAACGCATGTCGGGTGCGACGCGCGGCGCCGCACGCGATGACGAGGGCGAGCAGGGCGACAAGGGTGCCCTGGATATCCCGCGTTTCCTGCATCGCCAGAACAATCAGTGA
- the ftsA gene encoding cell division protein FtsA, which yields MAKVAPEGLITALDIGSSKVSAMIAQKGDGGELIVLGTGQRESRGVKRGYIADADATEAAVREAVEQAERIAGVNIQNVWVSFSAGGLVSDVASIEFELGGHRVEQSDIDALLHAGRESIDPAGRMVLHAQPALYTLDGLTGVKKPLGLHADRLGVHIHVVAADGSPVRNLGLCVANAHLEVKSIIAAPVATGMACLSDEERELGVALIEMGAGITNVSLFAGGMLVGLTSIPYGAQDITDDIASAFGTSRAQAERLKCFYGSANASPRDNHDMIDVAPISEDGQAEGSRITRAQLIAVIRQRLDHLIGEVQKALTELKFSGPVGRQVVLTGGGAELKGVADYAQQALGRSVRVGRPRGLTALPDAHSGPAFATLAGLAFYAASDPVDLRSLSTKHQTVHRPKGLGAIRRLIAMARANY from the coding sequence ATGGCGAAGGTAGCACCAGAGGGGCTGATCACGGCGCTCGACATCGGGTCGTCCAAGGTTTCGGCGATGATCGCGCAAAAGGGCGATGGCGGCGAATTGATCGTGCTCGGCACGGGGCAGCGCGAGAGCCGGGGCGTCAAGCGCGGCTATATCGCCGATGCGGACGCGACCGAGGCGGCGGTGCGCGAGGCGGTCGAGCAGGCGGAACGGATCGCGGGCGTCAACATCCAGAACGTGTGGGTCAGCTTTTCCGCTGGCGGGTTGGTGAGCGACGTCGCGTCGATCGAGTTCGAACTGGGCGGTCACCGCGTCGAGCAATCCGATATCGACGCGTTGCTGCATGCCGGGCGGGAATCGATCGATCCCGCGGGCCGGATGGTGCTGCACGCGCAGCCGGCCTTGTACACGCTGGACGGGCTGACGGGGGTGAAGAAGCCGCTGGGCCTGCATGCCGACCGGCTGGGCGTGCACATCCACGTCGTCGCGGCGGACGGATCGCCGGTGCGCAACCTGGGGCTGTGCGTCGCCAATGCGCATCTGGAAGTGAAGTCGATCATCGCCGCACCGGTCGCGACCGGCATGGCATGCCTGAGCGACGAGGAACGCGAACTGGGCGTCGCGCTGATCGAGATGGGCGCGGGGATCACCAACGTTTCGCTGTTCGCCGGTGGCATGCTGGTCGGGCTGACCTCGATCCCGTACGGCGCGCAGGACATTACCGACGATATCGCCAGCGCATTCGGCACGAGCCGCGCGCAGGCGGAGCGGCTGAAATGCTTCTACGGTTCCGCCAACGCATCGCCACGCGACAATCACGACATGATCGATGTCGCGCCGATAAGCGAGGACGGCCAGGCCGAGGGTAGCCGCATCACGCGCGCGCAATTGATCGCGGTGATCCGCCAGCGGCTCGATCATCTGATCGGCGAAGTGCAGAAGGCGCTGACGGAGTTGAAGTTTTCCGGGCCGGTCGGGCGTCAGGTGGTGCTGACCGGTGGCGGCGCGGAATTGAAGGGCGTGGCGGATTATGCGCAACAGGCGCTCGGCCGGTCGGTGCGCGTCGGGCGTCCGCGCGGGCTGACCGCCCTGCCGGATGCGCATTCGGGCCCCGCCTTCGCGACGCTGGCAGGACTGGCTTTCTATGCCGCGTCCGATCCGGTCGATCTCCGCTCGCTGTCGACCAAGCATCAGACGGTGCATCGGCCGAAGGGCCTGGGTGCGATCCGCCGGCTGATCGCGATGGCACGGGCGAATTATTGA
- a CDS encoding cell division protein FtsQ/DivIB: MSSRTLKRSTPGRPVQKRKAARVSMIDRIIAALPISEVALHRIATWTITGAVIAGLGTLAVWAGVPAAIGTALAEGVGRAGFRVEQIEVTGLSRMDRMSVYAVALDQKSRAMPLVSLQDTRAKLLQYGWIEDAHVSRRLPDTLLVHIVERKPTAVWQDHGQLSLIGSNGVWLERVSADAMPDLPLVIGPGANTQEAAYQKLLTAAPALRPSVKAATWVGNRRWNLTFESGETLALPEGEGAAARALVKFAELDGVKPLLGKGWLRFDMRDPSRLVARRPGEAEGRAITDPNDKDSATKPAVIEAKKTIVRSGASGQG, from the coding sequence ATGAGCAGCCGTACGCTCAAGCGGAGCACGCCGGGACGGCCGGTGCAGAAGCGCAAGGCGGCGCGCGTGTCGATGATCGACCGGATCATCGCCGCCCTGCCGATCAGCGAAGTCGCTTTGCACCGGATCGCGACCTGGACGATTACCGGCGCGGTGATCGCTGGCCTCGGAACGCTGGCGGTATGGGCGGGGGTTCCCGCCGCGATCGGCACGGCGCTGGCCGAAGGCGTCGGACGCGCGGGTTTCCGTGTCGAGCAGATCGAGGTGACGGGGCTGAGCCGGATGGACCGGATGTCGGTCTATGCCGTCGCGCTGGACCAGAAATCGCGTGCGATGCCGTTGGTCAGCTTGCAGGACACGCGCGCCAAGCTGCTGCAATATGGCTGGATCGAAGACGCGCACGTCTCGCGCCGGCTGCCCGACACTCTGCTGGTGCACATCGTCGAGCGGAAGCCGACGGCGGTGTGGCAGGATCATGGGCAATTGTCGCTGATCGGGTCGAACGGCGTGTGGCTGGAACGCGTCAGCGCGGATGCGATGCCCGATCTGCCGCTGGTTATCGGGCCGGGTGCGAATACGCAGGAAGCGGCGTACCAGAAGCTGCTGACTGCGGCTCCCGCACTGCGGCCGAGCGTCAAGGCGGCGACCTGGGTCGGCAACCGGCGCTGGAACCTGACGTTCGAAAGCGGCGAGACTTTGGCCCTGCCGGAGGGCGAAGGTGCGGCGGCGCGGGCACTGGTGAAGTTCGCCGAACTGGACGGCGTGAAGCCGTTGCTGGGCAAAGGCTGGCTGCGGTTCGACATGCGCGACCCGAGCCGGTTGGTCGCGCGGCGCCCGGGCGAAGCGGAAGGACGCGCGATAACGGACCCGAACGACAAGGATTCCGCTACGAAACCGGCTGTGATAGAGGCGAAGAAGACGATCGTCCGTAGTGGCGCTTCGGGGCAGGGGTAA
- a CDS encoding D-alanine--D-alanine ligase encodes MHIAVLMGGWSAEREVSLLSGAGVADALESLDHRVTRVDMDRDVATRLKEIAPDIVFNALHGTPGEDGSVQGLLDLMGLKYTHSGLATSVIAIDKVLTKQALVPHGIPMPGGRIVKTETLFEADPLPRPYVLKPVNEGSSVGVAIVTDQGNYGNPIAAASVGPWQEFDELLAEPFIRGRELTTAVLGNEALGVTELKPKSGFYDYESKYTDGLTEHIYPADVPDEITEACKALAVEAHRLLGCKGCSRADFRWDDERGVDGLFLLEVNTQPGMTALSLVPEQARHNGMSYPELVQRIVDEALA; translated from the coding sequence CTGCATATCGCCGTGCTGATGGGGGGCTGGTCCGCCGAGCGTGAGGTTTCGCTGCTGTCGGGCGCGGGCGTCGCGGATGCGCTGGAATCGCTCGACCACCGGGTGACGCGCGTCGACATGGACCGCGACGTCGCCACGCGGCTGAAGGAGATCGCGCCGGATATCGTCTTCAACGCGCTGCACGGTACGCCGGGCGAGGACGGGTCGGTGCAGGGTCTGCTCGACCTGATGGGTCTGAAATACACGCATAGCGGCCTCGCGACCTCGGTCATCGCGATCGACAAGGTGCTGACGAAACAGGCGCTGGTGCCGCACGGCATCCCGATGCCCGGCGGGCGGATCGTGAAGACCGAAACGCTGTTCGAGGCCGATCCGCTGCCGCGCCCGTATGTGCTGAAGCCGGTCAACGAAGGATCGTCGGTCGGCGTCGCGATCGTCACGGATCAGGGGAACTATGGCAATCCGATCGCCGCAGCATCGGTGGGGCCGTGGCAGGAATTCGACGAACTGCTGGCCGAACCCTTCATCCGGGGGCGCGAACTGACCACGGCGGTGCTGGGCAACGAAGCGCTGGGCGTGACCGAGTTGAAGCCCAAGAGCGGCTTTTACGATTATGAATCCAAATATACCGACGGCCTGACCGAACATATCTATCCCGCCGACGTGCCGGACGAGATTACCGAAGCGTGCAAGGCGCTGGCGGTGGAAGCGCACCGGTTGCTGGGGTGCAAGGGATGTTCGCGGGCGGATTTCCGGTGGGATGACGAGCGCGGTGTGGACGGATTGTTCCTGCTGGAGGTGAACACGCAGCCGGGCATGACGGCGCTGAGCCTGGTGCCGGAACAGGCGCGGCACAACGGAATGAGCTATCCCGAACTGGTGCAGCGGATCGTGGACGAGGCTCTGGCGTGA
- the murB gene encoding UDP-N-acetylmuramate dehydrogenase, producing MRGRLTANAPLAPLVWFKSGGAAEWLFEPKDEDDLSAFLRGLDPAVPVMALGLGSNLIVRDGGVPGVVVRLGKAFAQVDRLDEVTLRCGGGASGILVSSKARDAGIGAFEFLRSIPGTVGGFVRMNGGAYGREVKDVLVECDVVLRSGDCVTLDVGALGYTYRHSALPDGAIVVCATFRGHAEDPATIQAEMDRISSEREASQPLRSRTGGSTFKNPDGHKAWALVDAAGCRGLTRGDAQVSEKHCNFLLNLGSATSAEIEALGEDVRARVRAQSGVELEWEIQRVGRAADDAAPDHIEVKT from the coding sequence GTGCGTGGCCGGTTAACGGCGAATGCGCCGCTGGCGCCGCTCGTCTGGTTCAAATCGGGCGGGGCGGCGGAGTGGTTATTCGAACCGAAGGACGAGGACGACCTTAGCGCGTTCCTACGCGGTCTGGATCCGGCCGTGCCGGTCATGGCGCTGGGGCTGGGATCGAACCTGATCGTGCGCGACGGCGGGGTGCCGGGCGTGGTCGTGCGGCTGGGCAAGGCGTTCGCACAGGTCGATCGGCTGGACGAAGTGACCTTGCGCTGCGGCGGCGGGGCATCAGGAATACTGGTATCGTCCAAGGCGCGGGACGCGGGCATTGGCGCGTTCGAATTCCTGCGATCGATCCCCGGCACGGTCGGCGGTTTCGTGCGGATGAACGGCGGCGCGTATGGGCGCGAGGTGAAGGACGTTCTGGTCGAGTGCGACGTCGTGTTGCGATCGGGCGACTGTGTCACGTTGGACGTCGGGGCGCTCGGCTACACGTATCGCCACAGTGCGCTGCCCGACGGCGCGATCGTGGTCTGCGCGACGTTCCGGGGGCATGCCGAGGACCCGGCGACGATCCAGGCGGAGATGGATCGAATCTCGTCCGAGCGCGAAGCGTCGCAACCGTTGCGGTCGCGCACCGGCGGATCGACGTTCAAGAATCCGGACGGGCACAAGGCCTGGGCCTTGGTCGATGCGGCGGGATGCCGGGGGCTGACGCGTGGCGATGCGCAGGTATCGGAGAAACATTGTAACTTTTTGCTCAACCTTGGATCGGCGACGAGTGCCGAGATCGAGGCGCTGGGCGAGGACGTCCGGGCGCGGGTGCGGGCGCAATCCGGGGTGGAACTGGAATGGGAAATCCAGCGCGTCGGCCGGGCGGCCGATGATGCGGCCCCCGACCATATCGAGGTGAAGACGTGA
- the murC gene encoding UDP-N-acetylmuramate--L-alanine ligase has product MRGVATDIGTIHFVGIGGIGMSGIAEVMKNLGYDVQGSDVAEGYVVQGLRDKGIRVAIGHAAENVGDAAVVVTSTAIVRSNPEVEIALERRIPVVRRAEMLAELMRLKSTVAVAGTHGKTTTTSMIAALLDAGGVDPTVINGGIINSYGSNARLGASDWMVVEADESDGSFLRLDGTIAVVTNIDPEHLDHYGSFDAVKDAFVEFVENVPFYGAALLCLDHPEVQAIIPRVRDRRVVTYGFAAQADVRGVNVTPIPGGNRFECLVRSRDGTVRSIEGIELPMPGRHNVQNALSAIGVALEMGIPDDTIRTGFAKFGGVKRRFTKVGEVALENGGRATIIDDYGHHPVEIKAVLAAAREGVENRVIAVVQPHRFTRLGNLMEEFQQAFNDADMVLVTPVYAAGEQPIEGVSAEALVEGLKRRGHRSAMTVADAGALAETLAGVVQSGDMVVCLGAGDITKWAAGLADAIEAAR; this is encoded by the coding sequence ATGAGGGGTGTCGCAACCGATATCGGGACGATCCATTTCGTCGGCATCGGCGGGATCGGCATGTCCGGCATCGCTGAGGTGATGAAGAACCTCGGCTATGACGTGCAGGGGTCGGACGTAGCGGAGGGCTATGTCGTGCAGGGATTGCGCGACAAGGGCATCCGCGTCGCGATCGGCCATGCTGCGGAGAATGTCGGCGATGCGGCGGTGGTGGTCACCTCGACCGCGATCGTGCGCTCCAATCCGGAAGTCGAGATCGCGCTGGAGCGGCGCATCCCGGTGGTGCGGCGCGCGGAGATGCTGGCCGAACTGATGCGGCTGAAATCGACCGTCGCGGTGGCGGGGACGCACGGCAAGACGACGACGACGAGCATGATCGCGGCGCTGCTGGACGCGGGCGGGGTGGATCCGACCGTCATCAACGGCGGGATTATCAACAGCTACGGCTCCAACGCGCGGCTGGGCGCGAGCGACTGGATGGTGGTCGAGGCGGACGAAAGCGATGGCAGCTTCCTGCGGCTGGACGGGACGATCGCGGTCGTCACGAATATCGACCCCGAGCATCTGGACCATTACGGATCGTTCGATGCGGTGAAGGATGCGTTCGTCGAGTTCGTCGAGAACGTGCCCTTTTACGGCGCGGCGTTGCTGTGCCTCGATCATCCCGAGGTGCAGGCGATCATTCCGCGCGTGCGCGACCGACGCGTCGTGACGTACGGGTTCGCCGCGCAGGCGGACGTGCGCGGCGTGAACGTGACGCCGATCCCGGGCGGCAACCGGTTCGAGTGCTTGGTGCGCAGCCGCGACGGCACGGTCCGCTCGATCGAGGGGATCGAATTGCCGATGCCCGGCCGGCACAACGTGCAGAACGCGCTGTCGGCGATCGGCGTCGCGCTGGAGATGGGGATTCCCGACGACACGATCCGCACCGGTTTCGCCAAGTTCGGCGGCGTGAAGCGGCGCTTCACCAAGGTGGGTGAAGTGGCCCTCGAAAATGGGGGGCGCGCGACGATCATCGACGATTACGGACACCACCCGGTCGAGATCAAGGCAGTGCTGGCGGCGGCGCGCGAGGGCGTGGAGAACCGCGTGATCGCGGTGGTGCAGCCGCATCGTTTTACCCGGCTGGGCAATCTGATGGAGGAATTCCAGCAGGCGTTCAACGACGCCGACATGGTGCTGGTGACGCCGGTCTATGCCGCGGGTGAACAGCCGATCGAGGGCGTTTCTGCGGAGGCTCTGGTCGAGGGATTGAAGCGGCGCGGGCACCGGTCGGCGATGACGGTGGCGGATGCGGGCGCGCTGGCCGAAACGCTGGCGGGCGTGGTGCAGTCGGGCGACATGGTCGTGTGCCTGGGCGCGGGCGACATCACGAAATGGGCCGCGGGCCTGGCTGATGCGATCGAGGCCGCGCGGTGA